A section of the Microbacterium sp. MM2322 genome encodes:
- the rsmG gene encoding 16S rRNA (guanine(527)-N(7))-methyltransferase RsmG, protein MLTATRFFDVADVSRETPESEPDAASAVFGDRIDLARRFTDALIAQGEERGLIGPLELPRIWTRHILNSAVAAPLFTAGSRVGDIGSGAGLPGLVLAIARPDVRWVLIEPMERRVAWLTEQTDELGLDNVQIVRARGEEWAEGSVLDAVTARAVSAFRTLIPITAPLVRNGGELILLKGANAANEITAAQKVIRTFRLTHVRVEPVGDGVIDEPTRVIRAVVR, encoded by the coding sequence GTGCTGACCGCCACACGGTTCTTCGACGTGGCTGACGTTTCACGTGAAACACCCGAGTCCGAACCGGATGCCGCATCGGCTGTTTTCGGCGATCGGATCGACCTCGCACGTCGCTTCACCGATGCGCTGATCGCGCAGGGCGAGGAGCGTGGGCTCATCGGGCCACTCGAACTCCCCCGCATCTGGACCCGTCACATCCTGAACAGTGCTGTGGCGGCCCCGCTGTTCACGGCCGGTTCACGCGTCGGTGACATCGGGTCCGGGGCCGGCCTTCCAGGTCTTGTGCTCGCTATCGCGCGTCCTGACGTGCGCTGGGTGCTGATCGAGCCGATGGAGCGTCGTGTCGCCTGGCTGACGGAGCAGACCGACGAGCTCGGCCTCGACAACGTCCAGATCGTGCGTGCTCGCGGCGAGGAATGGGCTGAGGGCTCGGTCCTGGATGCCGTGACCGCGCGGGCCGTCAGCGCATTCCGCACGCTCATCCCGATCACGGCGCCGCTGGTGCGTAACGGCGGCGAGCTGATTCTCCTCAAGGGAGCGAACGCAGCCAATGAGATCACCGCTGCGCAGAAAGTGATCCGTACCTTCCGCCTCACGCACGTTCGTGTCGAACCGGTAGGTGACGGCGTGATCGACGAACCCACGCGCGTCATCCGCGCCGTCGTTCGCTAG